The genomic window CACCAGAATGTCCGGATTGTGAGAATACACAAATGAACGTGATAACGGACATATCGGACGCTGGAACTGCCACGATTGCCGATCCACTACCGAGATACCAACATCTTTGAGAAGTTTCTCAAGCAAAGCATGGAGTAAAGATGTGATACAAGTGTTGCCAAAAAAAGGCAAATTAGAAGTTTCTCAAGTCCAAAACGACTAATTCCGTAAATTTTTTCATCTTCATAAAACCGCTCCGGCTCGTCTAAACAAAGTGCGAAATCCGATAATTTCTTAA from Candidatus Poribacteria bacterium includes these protein-coding regions:
- a CDS encoding transposase, producing the protein MDLIKIMEMFPTQEDCIAYLERLRWQGSPECPDCENTQMNVITDISDAGTATIADPLPRYQHL